In one window of Drosophila innubila isolate TH190305 chromosome 2L unlocalized genomic scaffold, UK_Dinn_1.0 4_B_2L, whole genome shotgun sequence DNA:
- the LOC117780964 gene encoding beta-1,4-glucuronyltransferase 1 has protein sequence MHKPCWLLMISSLSLLLCLANLGPVDSQSRTDGEFENKLRLRLWINCTDRKYESTNLVHSQYWVMANYIRANHGDLRCFSSVTYTTHADYRYLDNVVQLVDRWRSPISLALYAPGLDFKPTVIGILWLRKCDPQRELIQQWVSFHIYFNVDQIPSDIPRERTLLQWQVNCKQPAPFLNVPKTKLYRWEKRLDYPVNVGRNIARNAALTHFVLASDIELYPSPGLSNGFLQMLTRYPDLLKSRKKIVFPLNIFEVHKTIAVPNTKPKLQYLLAKGHAQSFHIRLCASCHNGPRLREWINAIDLSNTIKVFHVSKRSAQYNYWEPIYIGTNNDPLYDERFTWEGMWDKLTQAYALCVLDYEFHTLDNAFLVHKPGIKKSNRNYARLAKGLRSYQFIQREILLEFYEKYGRHENCTI, from the coding sequence atgcataAGCCATGTTGGCTGCTTATGATCTCCAGTCTAAGCCTACTCCTATGTCTTGCCAATCTGGGTCCAGTAGATTCTCAATCAAGAACTGATGGCgaatttgaaaataagttACGCCTACGACTGTGGATTAATTGTACAGATCGCAAATACGAATCCACAAATTTAGTGCACTCTCAATATTGGGTAATGGCTAACTATATTCGGGCGAATCACGGTGATTTGCGATGTTTCTCGTCTGTAACCTACACCACACATGCGGACTATCGTTATCTGGACAATGTGGTGCAATTGGTGGATCGCTGGCGATCTCCAATTAGCTTAGCTCTTTATGCACCCGGCTTGGATTTTAAGCCCACTGTCATAGGCATCCTTTGGCTACGAAAATGTGATCCGCAACGTGAATTGATCCAACAGTGGGTTagttttcatatatattttaatgtggaTCAAATACCAAGCGATATACCGAGAGAACGAACATTATTGCAATGGCAAGTAAATTGCAAGCAACCGGCGCCATTTTTAAATGTTCCTAAGACCAAACTCTATAGATGGGAAAAAAGACTTGACTATCCCGTGAATGTTGGACGTAATATAGCCAGAAATGCAGCTCTAACTCATTTTGTGCTGGCTTCCGATATTGAGCTTTATCCCTCACCGGGTTTGTCAAATGGATTCCTGCAAATGCTTACTCGTTATCCAGATTTGCTGAAgtctagaaaaaaaattgtttttcccttaaatattttcgagGTGCACAAAACAATTGCTGTGCCAAATACAAAGCCGAAATTGCAATATCTGCTTGCCAAAGGACACGCTCAGTCCTTTCATATCAGACTATGTGCTTCGTGTCACAATGGACCACGATTACGAGAATGGATCAATGCAATTGATTTATCAAATActattaaagtttttcatgtAAGCAAACGGAGTGCGCAATATAATTATTGGGAACCCATCTACATTGGCACAAATAATGATCCTCTCTACGACGAGCGTTTCACTTGGGAGGGCATGTGGGATAAACTAACCCAAGCCTATGCCTTGTGCGTTTTGGACTATGAATTTCATACTCTGGATAATGCTTTTTTAGTTCACAAGCCAGGTATTAAAAAGAGCAACAGAAATTACGCAAGATTGGCAAAGGGCTTACGATCTTATCAGTTCATACAAAGAGAGATTCTTCTTGAGTTCTATGAGAAATATGGAAGGCATGAGAATTGCACTATATAG